One Penicillium oxalicum strain HP7-1 chromosome III, whole genome shotgun sequence genomic region harbors:
- a CDS encoding Molybdenum cofactor biosynthesis protein 1: MLRRRIPYSSGSRITRTWLSRHHSTHPTTTTTTRTSPSSAADSALSHPLPVATSSSSTRLSGLKSARPFSEFLTDTFDRQHDYLRISVTERCNLRCLYCMPEEGIDLSPTARLLTSPEIVYLSSLFVSQGVTKIRLTGGEPTVRKDIVPLMQDIGQLRRDGLRELCLTTNGISLHRKLDAMAEAGLTGVNLSLDTLDPFQFQIMTRRKGFDAVMKSIDRILEMNKLGAGIKLKINCVVMRGMNDREITSFVELGREKPIEVRFIEYMPFDGNKWNKGKMFAYQEMLAVIREKYPTLEKVQDHKNDTSKTYRVPGFEGRVGFITSMTHNFCGTCNRLRITSDGNLKVCLFGNSEVSLRDIIRKENNGMPIDEATARELRLMETVQSAARLSDEGALVHEREREILDIIGMAVKRKKAKHAGMGQLENMKNRPMILIDRKAALQGVAGWNPTRLVPISSPWSRIPAYMLPLHRESLQIRRYTTRTSLSDSPQSSIKSQSDNNNKKSHPSHALPNASDPDLPHLTPSHTVHMTQITLKPETERIATAACAVTFSNPRPWALLRQGQGTHKGDVFSVARIAGIMAAKKTPDLIPLCHPGLGITGVEVSVELEGPTEIEMRSGAQNHGCMQIMATVSCFGRTGVEMEAMTAATGAALTVYDMLKAVDKGMVIEGVRLLEKIGGKSGHWRRPEDDGKKDS, from the exons ATGTTACGGAGAAGGATTCCGTACTCCTCAGGATCGAGAATCACCAGGACATGGTTGTCGCGGCACCACAGCACTCACccgacaacaacaacaacgacGAGGACATCGCCGTCAAGCGCGGCAGACTCCGCGCTCTCTCACCCGCTCCCCGTCGCcacctcctcatcctcaactcGACTGAGCGGACTCAAGTCTGCGAGACCGTTCTCCGAATTCCTCACGGATACGTTCGATCGGCAGCATGACTATCTACGCATCAGTGTTACCGAACGCTGCAATTTGCGATGTCTGTACTGTATGCCCGAGGAAGGGATCGACTTGTCCCCCACCGCACGACTACTCACCTCCCCAGAGATCGTGTACCTGTCGTCGCTCTTCGTCTCACAGGGGGTGACGAAAATCCGCCTGACGGGCGGAGAGCCGACCGTGCGCAAAGATATTGTGCCACTGATGCAGGACATCGGCCAGTTGCGGCGGGACGGCCTCCGCGAGTTATGTCTGACGACGAACGGGATCTCGCTGCACCGGAAACTCGACGCGATGGCCGAGGCCGGCCTCACCGGGGTCAATCTGAGTCTGGACACCCTCGATCCGTTTCAGTTTCAGATCATGACTCGCCGCAAGGGGTTCGATGCCGTGATGAAGAGCATCGACCGGATTCTGGAGATGAACAAACTCGGTGCGGGCATCAAGTTGAAGATCAACTGCGTCGTAATGCGCGGGATGAATGATCGCGAAATCACCTCTTTTGTCGAGCTGGGTCGGGAGAAGCCAATCGAGGTGCGGTTCATCGAGTATATGCCCTTTGACGGGAACAAGTGGAACAAGGGCAAAATGTTCGCCTACCAGGAAATGTTGGCCGTGATTCGGGAAAAATACCCGACACTGGAGAAAGTGCAAGACCACAAGAATGACACGAGTAAGACCTACCGTGTTCCCGGATTCGAAGGACGAGTAGGGTTCATCACGAGCATGACCCATAACTTCTGCGGCACTTGCAATCGCCTGCGAATCACTAGCGATGGGAATCTGAAAGTCTGTCTCTTTGGAAACTCCGAAGTATCCTTGCGCGACATCATCCGCAAAGAGAACAATGGAATGCCTATCGATGAGGCTACCGCCAGAGAGCTTCGACTGATGGAAACCGTGCAGTCAGCTGCCCGTCTCAGCGACGAAGGCGCACTGGTTCACGAACGCGAACGAGAGATCCTCGACATCATCGGCATGGCGGTCAAACGCAAGAAGGCTAAGCACGCTGGGATGGGTCAACTGGAGAACATGAAGAACCGGCCTATGATTTTGATTG ATCGTAAGGCGGCCTTGCAAGGCGTAGCAGGTTGGAACCCAACACGGCTGGTCCCAATTTCGTCCCCCTGGTCGCGAATCCCAGCGTATATGCTCCCCCTACACCGCGAATCTTTGCAAATCCGTCGCTACACCACACGCACAAGTCTATCCGACTCCCCACAGTCTTCAATCAAATCCCAAtccgacaacaacaacaagaagagcCACCCTTCTCACGCTCTCCCAAACGCATCTGATCCTGACCTCCCTCATCTCACCCCGTCTCATACCGTACACATGACCCAGATCACCCTGAAGCCCGAAACCGAGCGCATCGCCACAGCAGCCTGCGCCGTTACTTTCTCCAACCCGCGCCCATGGGCCCTCCTgcgtcaaggtcaaggcaCGCATAAAGGCGACGTCTTCAGCGTAGCCCGAATTGCAGGCATCATGGCGGCGAAAAAGACTCCCGATCTGATCCCGCTCTGTCACCCCGGACTGGGCATCACCGGTGTGGAAGTCAGCGTGGAGCTCGAGGGACCTACGGAAATTGAAATGAGATCTGGAGCGCAGAATCATGGTTGTATGCAGATCATGGCCACCGTGAGTTGCTTTGGTCGGACGGGAGTGGAGATGGAAGCCATGACGGCTGCGACGGGGGCCGCATTGACTGTGTATGATATGTTGAAGGCGGTGGACAAGGGGATGGTCATTGAAGGAGTTCGAttgttggagaagattggGGGCAAGAGCGGGCATTGGCGAAGGCCGGAGGATGATGGAAAGAAAGATTCTTAG